A genomic region of Miscanthus floridulus cultivar M001 chromosome 3, ASM1932011v1, whole genome shotgun sequence contains the following coding sequences:
- the LOC136545300 gene encoding disease resistance protein Pik-2-like, translated as MEAAAQTILSNAGLLLSEEYRLLSGVGGEVAELRDDMATMNAILRMQSEADDGAAVDYFVREWMKQLRELAYDAEDCVDRYVLRIKSRPNDGVRAWLERLLGTLLSRRRLACEINALRARANTISERHAQYGISRVALRRSPAALSAPSPVSVSAAASLSSAHALRRASDDGAEAEHRHVVGIAGQADSLADTVKAPSVVEQDRSLKVFSVVGFGGVGKTTLAMEVCRRLEAEFQRQAMVSVSQAFEAGKGLKALLKRVLQQVVKDKTDNERGIKEEGTLGGIDKLNKTELATKLNDCLKDKRYLIVIDDVWTIRAWDAIQSVLPENNCDSRIIVTTRIDTVAKACSPAIVRGHYIHHMKPLELEDSKKLFLSRAFGSMDAKYSEELEDVMGNILKKCGGLPLAIVSIANVLAGYISSENKEKWETICRSIGTQMESNPTLEGMKHIVTLSYNHLPYELKSCMMYLSIFPEDYEINKDRLLGRWIAEGLVPEKRGLSLMEVAESYLDELASRNMIELCFSIYGKVESCRVHDMLLEVMVSKSLECNFASLLGGQYVGMSYDRIRRLSIHGDNRSPLSTKQSKKKVGHVIEGMDVEHVRSLSLFHLVGHKLLDHLDKFTLLRVLDLEDCEGLTNYHMRYICLMYLLKFLSLKGTGISEVPSQVGKLEHLQILDTRHTGLGGLPKTVTNLEKLERLQFYSKLGWYVMWRLPRGLKRMKALRVVNNVILENNIEVAQEIGELEELQELTLYIDSGSIGDNTQVLEELAASLSKTYSLRSLNIGDLGWTKILKFLHSLPMPPRLLRYLRITGDMGGHLPKWIGSLTYLVEAVISWVDLSDDEPFGVLCKLPKLKSIVMERRYYTGDTLVARTSHNFPALVNLTMTCDTPSHNPTPKVFEFEEKAMSKLERLNLKFHKYEKSIKGIEHLTNLREVIIAGTNNNPAVEHALEQLKAERGRRPESSRFQVSFRYE; from the exons ATGGAGGCGGCTGCCCAGACCATCTTGAGCAACGCTGGGCTGCTCCTGAGTGAGGAGTACCGGCTGCTCAGTGGCGTCGGCGGCGAAGTCGCTGAGCTGCGGGACGACATGGCCACTATGAACGCCATCCTCCGCATGCAGTCCGAGGCCGACGACGGCGCCGCCGTGGACTACTTCGTCCGGGAGTGGATGAagcagctgcgcgagctcgcCTACGACGCGGAGGACTGCGTCGACCGCTACGTGCTCCGCATCAAGTCCAGGCCTAACGACGGCGTGCGCGCTTGGCTGGAGCGCCTGCTGGGGACGCTCCTGTCGCGCCGCCGCCTCGCCTGCGAGATCAACGCCCTGCGCGCCCGTGCCAACACCATCAGCGAGCGCCACGCGCAGTACGGCATCAGCCGCGTGGCGCTGCGCCGTTCCCCCGCCGCTCTGTCCGCCCCATCGCCAGTGTCGGTGTCGGCGGCGGCGTCCCTGTCGTCTGCGCACGCCCTCCGCCGTGCCAGCGACGACGGCGCCGAGGCGGAGCACCGCCACGTTGTGGGCATCGCGGGCCAGGCTGACAGCCTCGCCGACACGGTGAAGGCGCCGTCTGTCGTTGAGCAAGACCGGTCTCTGAAGGTGTTCTCCGTTGTGGGGTTCGGCGGCGTCGGCAAGACGACGCTGGCCATGGAGGTGTGCCGGCGGCTGGAGGCGGAGTTCCAGCGCCAGGCGATGGTGTCGGTGTCTCAGGCGTTCGAGGCCGGCAAGGGTCTCAAGGCGCTGCTCAAGCGCGTGCTTCAGCAGGTGGTCAAGGACAAAACGGACAATGAGAGAGGCATCAAGGAAGAGGGGACTCTTGGTGGAATTGACAAGTTGAATAAAACTGAACTGGCCACAAAACTCAACGACTGTCTCAAGGACAAGAG GTATCTAATTGTGATTGATGATGTATGGACCATACGAGCATGGGATGCAATCCAATCTGTGTTGCCAGAGAACAATTGTGATAGTAGAATCATCGTGACCACTCGAATAGACACTGTGGCTAAAGCATGCAGTCCTGCGATTGTTAGGGGACATTACATCCATCATATGAAACCCTTAGAGTTGGAGGATTCAAAGAAGTTGTTCCTCAGTAGAGCATTTGGCTCCATGGATGCCAAGTACTCAGAAGAGCTCGAAGATGTGATGGGCAATATTTTGAAAAAATGTGGTGGCCTGCCACTGGCCATCGTTAGCATTGCTAATGTGTTGGCAGGATACATATCATCGGAAAACAAAGAAAAGTGGGAAACAATTTGTAGATCAATTGGTACGCAAATGGAGAGCAACCCTACCCTTGAGGGTATGAAGCATATAGTCACCCTCAGCTACAATCACCTACCTTATGAGCTCAAGAGTTGCATGATGTACCTTAGCATTTTTCCAGAGGATTACGAGATCAACAAGGACCGGCTCCTAGGAAGATGGATCGCTGAAGGATTGGTCCCGGAGAAGCGGGGCTTGAGCCTAATGGAGGTTGCAGAATCCTACTTGGATGAGTTGGCGAGCAGGAACATGATTGAACTATGCTTTAGCATTTATGGGAAGGTGGAGTCGTGTCGGGTGCATGACATGCTTCTTGAGGTCATGGTGTCCAAGTCCCTTGAGTGTAACTTTGCCAGCCTGCTAGGAGGGCAGTATGTAGGGATGTCGTATGACAGGATTCGTCGCCTCTCCATCCATGGGGACAATAGGAGTCCCCTTAGTACAAAGCAGTCGAAGAAGAAGGTGGGACATGTAATTGAGGGGATGGATGTGGAGCATGTCCGATCATTGAGCTTGTTTCACCTTGTGGGGCACAAGCTACTAGATCACCTAGACAAGTTCACCTTGCTGAGGGTACTTGACCTAGAAGATTGTGAGGGCCTAACAAATTATCATATGAGATATATCTGCTTGATGTATCTTCTCAAGTTCTTGAGCTTGAAGGGTACAGGTATCAGCGAGGTGCCATCTCAAGTTGGGAAGCTGGAGCACTTGCAGATACTTGATACACGTCACACGGGCCTTGGTGGGTTACCAAAAACTGTGACCAACTTGGAGAAACTAGAGCGCCTACAGTTCTACAGCAAACTTGGGTGGTATGTTATGTGGAGGCTTCCTCGGGGGCTCAAAAGGATGAAGGCTCTACGTGTGGTGAACAATGTAATCCTCGAAAATAACATCGAGGTCGCCCAAGAGATTGGTGAGCTAGAAGAACTTCAAGAACTGACCCTCTATATTGACTCTGGAAGCATTGGTGATAACACGCAGGTCCTTGAAGAGCTCGCGGCCTCCCTGAGCAAGACATACTCCCTCCGGTCTCTGAATATAGGAGACTTGGGTTGGACGAAGATACTAAAgtttcttcatagcctccctatGCCGCCGCGACTTCTTCGATACCTTCGAATAACTGGTGACATGGGTGGACATTTGCCCAAATGGATTGGTTCACTTACATACCTTGTTGAGGCTGTGATTTCTTGGGTAGACCTATCTGACGACGAGCCATTCGGTGTATTATGCAAGTTACCAAAGCTGAAGAGTATCGTGATGGAGAGGAGGTACTACACTGGCGACACACTGGTTGCACGCACTAGCCACAATTTTCCTGCACTCGTCAACTTGACAATGACTTGTGATACACCATCTCATAATCCAACGCCCAAAGTTTTCGAGTTTGAGGAAAAAGCCATGTCAAAGCTCGAAAGGcttaatcttaaattccacaaATATGAGAAGAGCATCAAGGGCATCGAACATTTGACGAACCTCAGGGAAGTAATAATTGCTGGTACGAATAACAATCCTGCAGTAGAGCATGCTCTAGAGCAGCTGAAGGCCGAGCGTGGGAGACGCCCAGAGTCTAGCCGGTTCCAAGTCTCATTTAGATATGAGTGA